GATGGACAGCTACGCCACGACAGATACCCGCCCCGCACAGATGATGATCAGCCAGGCGATGATTGCTTTTGCCGGCTCGTTTTTTCTGGCACCGGCCATGATGAAGGGCCTGATGTCGGCACTGGCGCGGGGACCGAACTACATCCTGTCTTTCATCATCGTCTTCCTGTCCACGCAGAGCCTCGGCGGCGCAATGGGATCGGGGCTGTTCTCGACCTTTATCAACCACCGGGAAGCCCTGCATATGCAGGTTCTCCGGGAAGAGCTGAGCATGGCTGGCCCGCTGGTCATACAGGCCATCGCGCTGCGCAGTGGCGCTTTGGCCTCGCAGGTCGCCGACGGTGCAGTCCGCAAGCTGCAAGCCGTTCAGATGATTGAAACGGAAGCCACAAACCAAGCCTATGTCATGGCCTATAACGATGCCTATCTGCTGACCTCGCTTGCCGCTCTGGCCGCACTTTTCGCGCTGATCCTGCATCTTTTCCGCGACTGGCTTATGGTCCGGATACACCGCACAAGCCCAACCGAGACCGCCTGATGTCCAAGAACCATATCATCCCAACTCTCATCGCCGTGATTGCCGGTCTTGCCGGTCTGCTGATCGTGCTCTTCGCCTGGCATTTACCGCCTTTCCAGTCTGTCCACCCACAGACCGAAAATGCCTATATCCGCGGCAAGGTCACGACCATCGCGCCGCAGCTTTCGGGGTATATCGCGGATGTCGAGGTCGTGGATTTCCAGCCGGTGACAAAGGGACAGGTCATCGCGCGCATCGACGACCGCCAATATCGCCAAAGGCTGGCACAGGCAAAGGCGACCCTCGCGGGAGCCGAGGCCGCGCTTGAGATACAGAAACAGAGCATTCATTCCGCTCAGGCACAGCTGCAATCGGCAGAGGCCGCAATGAAATCCGCCGAGGCAGCACGCGATACGGCACAGCAAAGCTGGGAGCGGGTCAGTGAGCTGAATTCACGGGGCATAACCGCCCAAAGCGTCACCGATCAAAGCGAACTGGCTCTGCGTCAGGCAGAGGCCGCTGTCACTCAGGCCGAAAGTGCGATCGCGGTGGCCCGTGAAAACGTGAATGGCGCAGAGGTCGGGCTGGCTGCGAAGCAATCGGAAATTGCTTCTGCAGAGGCGGCGGTGGAATTGGCGCAGATAGATCTGGACAATACCGTCATCCGCGCTCCGACAAATGGCCGCTTGGGACAGATCGGTGTTCGCGCCGGGCAGTATGTCACTGCGGGAACGACACTGGTCAGCCATGTCGGAAACAAAATATGGGTGATCGCAAACTTCAAGGAAACTCAGCTACATGGCATGCGCGTCGGCGACCGGGCCAGCTTCACCGTCGACGCGATGCAAGGCCGCAGCTTTCACGGCAGGGTCGAGGCGTTCTCACCTGCCACGGCGTCTGAATTCAGCCTCCTGTCCGCATCGAACGCAACCGGAAACTTTACCAAAGTCGCGCAGCGGCTGCCGGTCCGCATCAGCATAGATGCCGGACAGGAAATGGCGGATCGGCTTGATCCCGGCTTGTCGGTCGTTGTCACCGTCGACGAAGGATCAGGCGCAGGTGATCAGATTGCCCAGGAAAGCGGGGCTTCACCGGGCGGCATGTGAAAACCGAATGCCCCGGGGATCAGCCCGGATTACGGTATCGTAAAGTCAAGACTCTTTGTTCGCATTATGGGTTTGGCACAGTCATCAGACAGCATTGACTGGGTCATTCTGCACCCTATCTCGATGGCGGCTATGTGCAGGCTGCGGAGATCGGCGCATGACATCTGGTGATTTGACATTTGGAACAGCTGGACACCTCCGATCGGTACGAAAACCTGGCTGACCATTGAGCTTTTAGAAGGCGCAATCGGATCAATATTTTTCGTGAGCCAAGCAGCAGGTGAAGAAGTACTGCTCTTACTTGGCCGGCGAAGTTTCTGTCGCCTGTTCATCAAAACCGTGCGTCATCATCATCTCAGTATTAGTTAATGAAACTGCCGGGCACGTTGCTTCGGATCACTTTGTTTCCAGCAGAATATTCTCGAATGCCGCATCACGACGTATCCCCGGCTTGACGCGGCAGGGCACAGCACAGTGGCGATGGCGCTAATTTCAGGGCTTATGGCTTCTGGAAAACGCGTGCTGATCATGAACGCAACTGAATATTCAGGATGTGGTTGGGCCCAGCTGCGCGATTGGTATGCGAAAATGAGGAATTGCGTCTTTTGAACGGAGCAGCTTGGGTATGCAGAATATCAACACGCGGTGCAGGTCCGTGATGCCATCGAATCGGCCCGGAGGCGTGGGGTCGTGGCGTCCTGATTGACACGGCGCGGGGGAAGAATCACGACGAGTTGCTCTTCAGTGGGCGGATCTGATCCTTTCGACGGCAACCACGCCTCTAGCGGCTCGCGCAGCCGCGCGAAGCTTCGTTGAAGATAACTTGGCAGGCCAGGCCGGACATGTCAGCCGGTCGACTTGAAGCTCACCAATGCATCAAAGCGTTCTAGCGAAATCGGCAACAAAGGATTTCACCGCATCACGTGTCTTGCCATCGGTTAGATTGCCTTCATTGTCGAAAAGCTCACCCGCTTTCGACACCATCAGTCGCCCTGCCGTCCACATATCCAGCTTCAGCGTTCTGAAAACTGGCAACCATGCATTCTGGCTGAGCACCGTCCCGAAACCGCCCGGCGACGCACCCATCAATGCGACAGGCTTGCCCTTGAACAGTTTCAACCCATCTCCGCGCGACATCCAGTCTATCGCATTCTTGAACACGCCGGGCATGCTGTTGTTGTATTCTGGCGTCACCATCAGCAGAGCATCCGCCGAGTCCAATTGTGCGTGCAGCATCCTGACTGCATCGGGCAACCCTTTCGCGGCCTCATCATCCGCATCATAGAGCGGCACGCCACGAATATCGCCGATCTCGATCACCGTGCCATCAGGTGCAAGCTCGGCGGCCGCACGCAGCAGCCCCGCGTTGAAAGATGCCTGACGAAGGCTGCCTGACAGTCCAAGAATAGTAGGCATAGTTCGCTCCTGCTGGTGATTTGACATTGTTCGTCAGCAGGCAACGCTGCAGGCGGAATTGGGTTTCAGCGGCGGATGATCTGCCTGCTTATAATGCATAAGAGCAGGGCGTTGAGTGTCGCCGGTTTGTCACTGAATTGTCGAAATACGGCAATGTCCTGCGACGAAATTCTCGAAAGGAAAGCGAATACGGGCATGGACATTCCGACGCGCTTGGATATTCAATTGTCCTGTTATCACGTGCTTCCCACCCAGACAGGCAGGAGCCATTTTCATGACCGAACCACCTGGATTCCCCAGCCGCCGCAGTTTTCTCAAAGCATCAGCAGCAGGGTTTGCGCTGACCGGCATCGCCGTGTCGGCACAGGCTCAGCCCGTCGATCCGCCTCCACCGCTTGAGGAGTACGAGCCGGAATATTTTACCGCTGAGGAATGGGCCTTCATCATGGCGGCGACCGCGCGGCTGATCCCATCCGAAGGCGACGGACCCGGCGCATTGGAATGCCGTGTGCCTGTCTTCATCGACCGGCAACTCGCGAGCGATTACGGGTCCGCTGATGACTGGTACATGGAGGGTCCGCATGATGCGGATGCCGATCCGCTTCTGGGCTGGCAGACCCCGCTGAACCCGGCCGAGATCTATCGTGAAGGCATCGCGTCGTTCGATCTTTGGTGCCGCGAGCAGCACGGAGCCAGTTTTGCCGAGTTGCAGCCGGAGCAGCAGGACAGCGCCCTGACAGCGCTGCAATCCGGCGATATCGACCTGCAACCCGAGATCCGCGATTTCTGGAGCCTGCTGATTTCCAACACCAAAGAGGGCTATTTCGCCGATCCGATGTATGGCGGCAATCATGGCATGCAGGCATGGGTCTATATCGGTTTCCCCGGTGCCCGCGCCAGCTTCCGGGAATGGGCATCGCGGCATAACCAGCCTTATCCACTCGGCCCGGTGTCGATCTCTGGCGAAAGGGCGTGAGTCATGGCGCGTGAGGAAAAGAAAAAGGACGTCGTCATTGTCGGCCTTGGCTGGACGGGTTCGATACTGGGCATTGAACTTGCGCAGGAAGGGCTGGACATCGTCGCACTGGAACGCGGGCCGGATCAGAACACGGTTCCGAACTTCAAATACCCGAATATGATCGACGAGCTGCGCTATGGCGTGCGCACCAAGCTGATGCAGCAACCCAGCCAGCAGACGCTGACCGTTCGCCGCAATCAGGACGAAACCGCTTTGCCCTATCGCAAGCTGGGTTCGTTCCTGCCCGGCAACGGCGTCGGAGGCGCGGGGACGCATTGGAACGGGCTGAACTGGCGGCCGCAGGCGGAAGAGCTGAAGCTGCGCAGCTATGTCACCGAAAACTGGGGCGAAGAAATTATCCCGGAAGGGATGCTTCTTGGCGATTATCCGGTCACCTATGACGAGCTGGAGCCGCATTTCGACAGGTTCGAATATGTGGCGGGGATCTCGGGTCAGGCAGGCAATCTGAACGGCCGGAAGATCGCTGGCGGCAATCCTTTCGAGGGATGGCGGTCACGCGATTTCCCGATGCCCCCGAATGCAACGACCTGGGATGGGGCGAAGTTTGGCGAAGCGGCCTCGGCGATGGGGTATCACCCCTTCCCGGCCCCGGCAGGCATTGCGTCGACATCCTATATCAACGAATATGGGATGCAGATGGGGCCGTGCAATTTCTGCGGCTTCTGCGAACGTTTCGGTTGCTATCAGTACTCTAAGGCCTCACCCCAGACGGCGATTCTGGACGCGCTGAAGCGCAAGCCGAATTTTTCCTACCGCACCCATGCCGAAGTGCTGCGGGTCGAGATGGCTGAGGACGGCAAGACCGCCCGCGGCGTGACCTATTTCGACGAAAATGCGCAGGAAGAAGTGTTCCAGCCTGCCGATATCGTCATCCTCGCATCCTATCAGCTGAATAACGTCCATCTGCTGCTGCTGTCCGAGATCGGCACGCCCTACGATCCCCGCACCGGTGAAGGCGTGACGGGTAAAAGCTATGGCTACCAGATGAATGGCGGGGTCTCGCTGTTCTTCAAGGATGAGCATTTCAATCCATTCGTCGGCCACGGCTCGAATGGCATGGCCATCGACGATTTCGGCATGAACAATATTGACTTCGGCGCTGAAGGTTTTATCGGCGGCGCTTATTGGCGGGCCGGGACCTCCAATGGTCAGCCGATCCGGTCGATGCGCCTGCCCTCCGGCACCGCGTCATGGGGAGCGGGTTGGAAGGCGAGTATCAAGGAATGGTACGGGCATTCCATGTCGATCGGCTCTCATGGATCGAACTTGTCCTATCGCAACAATCATCTGGACCTCGATCCGACCTATAAGGACCGGCACGGTCGCCCGCTGATGCGGATGACCTTCAACTGGCAGGAAAACGACCTGCGGATGAACGAGTTCATGAAGGCCAAGATGGAAGAGGTTGGCGCGTCCATGAGCCCGGATCAGATGGATTCCGGGTTCAAAGTGCGAGGGGCGCAATACGACGTGCGGCCCTATCAGTCGACACATAATACGGGCGGCCACATCATGTCGGAAAACCCGCGCGAGGGTGTCGTCAACCGATATTGCCAAAGCTGGGCCGCGCATAATCTCTTTGTCACGGGCGCGGGCAATTTCGTCCAGAACACGCAATATAACCCGACCGGTCTGGTCGGCGGGCTGGCCTATTGGACAGCCGACGCGATCCGCTCGCAATATCTGTCCAACCCCCGCCCACTGGTCTGAGGAAGGAGAAACGCCATGATCAAACTGTTGCGTGTCCTTGCCGCATTGGCGCTTCTGGGCCTCGTTCTTCTGCTTGCCTTTATTCTGCTGCCGGTCCGGACCACGGGCCCGGTCACCGAACTGCCCGATGACTGGCAACCCGAGGAAGGTGCGGGAGAATATGCCATGTATGCCTCGGACTGTCTGGCCTGTCACACCGCAGAGGGTGGACAGGACTTCGCCGGAGGTTTGCCGGTCGAAAGCCCGATGGGCACGATCTGGTCGACAAATATCACGCCGGATCAGGAAACCGGAATCGGGAACTATACGCTCGATCAGTTCCGGGCGGCCCTGTATGACGGTATCCGCGCCGATGGGGCGCATCTCTATCCGGCGATGCCATACGAAAATTATCGCAGGCTGACCGAAGAGGATGTTCGCGGATTATACGACTATTTCATGAACGAGGTAGAGCCGGTCCGTAATGAGGTCGCCGAAACCAGTCTTGATTTCCCATTCAATATGCGCTTCGGCATCCGCGCCTGGAACTGGCTGGCGTTGACGGATAAGGCCGGTTTCGAACCTGCCGGCAAGTCCGCAATCGAAGATCGCGGGCAATATCTTGTCGAAGGACCGGGCCATTGCGCCGCCTGTCACAGCCAGCGGACAGCTTTCATGGCACAGGACGGCGCGGTTCTCGCCGAAGACGGTTTCCTGACCGGCGGCGTAGTCGGTGGCTGGAACGCGCCCGCTTTGCGCGGTCCGGGATCCGTGTCGCAGGAATGGAGCGTCGTGCAGATGGCGCGTTATCTCGCGACCGGGCGGAATGCGCATTCCACCGCGAATGGCGAAATGGGGCTTGTCGTCCGCGATTCGCTTCAGCATCTCACTGACGACGACAATATCGCCATCGCCGCCTTCCTGAAGGGCATGGATGGGGATGAGGTCGAAATCCCGGACGCGCTGATGCAGGACGGTGCGCAATCCATCGCCGTGCCGGATGCGGACGAGGCCGGAGCGGAAACCGCCGAAATGTTGGCCTCTGCCTCGCCGGATATGCCGCTTGGTGCGCGGCTCTATCTGGATAATTGCGCGGGTTGCCATTTCGTCACCGGACGCGGAGCACCAGAGATCTTCCCGGCTCTTGCCGGAAACGATCTTGTTACAGGGTCCGAAACCTCCCCACTGATCTCGATCATCCTGAATGGCGCTTCGGTGCCATCCACGGATCTGAGACCAATGAATCTGGTGATGCAGGGCTATGCCGACCGGCTGTCGGATGAAGAGGTAGCGGAACTGGCCAGCTTCATCCGCTCGGCCTGGGGCAATGACGCCCCCCCGATCAGCGCCGAGGCGGTCGCAGAGCTGCGCGACCAGCCACAGAACCACGGTGAAAGCGGCGACTGATCGCAGCACAGGAAACTGGGAGGGTACATATCAACAGCGAAAGCTGGCAACAGAACTGTTGCGTGGTCTTACCTCCCAGTTGGGATGCACACTCTACCTAGGCTCCAGACCCATTGATTTCGGGCTGTTTGCGTGATTCAGGCTCTGCAAGGAGACCTGATTTATGAGCAACCTTTTCTGGCTGACTGACGCGCAGATGGAGCGTCTGAAACCCTATTTCCCGAAATCCCACGGCAAGCCACGCGTTGACGACCGGCGTGTGCTGAGCGGCATAATATTCATCAATCGTAATGGCTTGCGATGGTGCGACGCGCCGACGGACTACGGCCCCGCCAAGACGCTCTACAACCGCTGGAAGCGCTGGAGCGAGAACGGGACCTTCGCCCGGATCATGGTGGGCCTCGCCGCCGAGAGTGCCGAACACAATACGATCATGATCGACGCGACCTATCTGAAAGCGCACCGCACGGCCTCGAGCCTGCGGGTCAAAAAAGGGGGCGCGGGCGCCAGATCGGGCGAACGAAAGGCGGCATGAACACGAAACTGCACGCCGTCACCGACGCGAAGGGCCGGCCGATAGGGTTCTTCATGTCCGCCGGACAAGTCAGTGATTACACCGGGGCAGCGGCACTTCTGAACAGCCTGCCGGAGGCGGATTGGCTGCTGGCCGATCGGGGCTATGATGCCGACTGGTTCAGAGATGCCTTGAAAAACAAGGGGATAAAGGTTTGCATCCCGGGTCGGAAGTCGCGCAAGAAACCCGTCAAATACGACAAGCGGCGCTACAAACGCCGCAACCGCATCGAAATCATGTTCGGCCGACTCAAGGATTGGAGGCGCGTCGCCACCCGATACGACCGTTGCCCCGAGACCTTCTTCTCTGCAATCCTGCTCGCCGCGACCGTCATCTTCTGGTTATGATCAAGAACGAGTCCTGAGCCTAGCCCGCATTGCCAGGGCGCTCTTGCGTGACCAATAAGCAACGAGCGCCCGGCACAGCTTCCGCGGCACTTGTAAAGTCAGCGTATTTAACCAACTAAATCTATCGACAATATGGCGCTCTTTCACTGGTGATTCTCATGTCCTGCTCCCGATCTTCCTTGCTGCGTACTTCCCTCACGCTGAGCACCTGCATGCTCGCAGCCCTTCAGGCGAGCGCACAGGAAACCACGCCGATGGTGCTGGATACCGTAACGCTATACGCCATCTATGAAACCGAAGGGACAGGCAGCTACGCTTCGGAAGATATCAGCATCGGAGACAAGGATACCCGGACGCAGCGCGAAGTGCCGCAATCGACCACTGTGGTCACGCATCAGCGGCTGGAGGACGGCAATTACACCTCGCTCGACAGCGCCCTGCGTGAAACCCCCGGCCTGTTCGTGCTGGCCAATGACGACGGAAGATCATCGCTGTATTCGCGTGGTTTCGAGTTCGATTCGCTTTATCTCAATGGCCTGCCAAGCCCGCTGGACAGTATCTATGGCGGTCAGGCCGATATGGCGACTGTCGACCATATCGAGGTGCTGCGTGGCCCGTCCGGTCTGTTCGTCGGTTCCGGTGAGCCCGCCGGGGCGATCAATATGCGCCTGAAGCAGGCACAGGATGTTCCCGCTTACAGTATTACCGGTCGTATCGGCTCATGGAATCATCGCCGGATCGAGGCCGATGCAACCGGCGCCCTGAACGAAAGCGGTACCATTCGCGGGCGCATTGTCGGGGCCTATGGAGACGAAGATAACTGGGTCGATGATGTCGACAACAAGACCAAGGTACTCTACGGCACATTGGCAGCGGATCTGACGCCGGACAGCACGGCGACGTTTTCGATTAACCACAGATTGCGCGAGATCACCCCGTTCAATGGCTTGCCAACCTATGAGGACGGTTCACTGCTGGATGTGGATCGTGACATCTATACAGGCGCCGATTGGAATTATTTTGACAATGATGTCACCGATTATATTGCCGAGTATGAATACCGGATGGCGGATGGCGGACATGTGAAAGTCTCCGCGCTGTATTCCAGCACCGAGGCCGATTTCCTATATGGCTATGCAGCAGCCGCTGCGGCGGCGAATGGTGACGTCCGTGGAATGCGTTGGCTCAACCGCGATTACGATCAGGATGCACTTTCGCTGGACGCCTATATCAGCAAGCCGTTCCAGCTTTTCGGGTCGGAAAGCAATCTGATCGTAGGCATGGATCATCGCCGCATAGACAGTACCATGTATAACGGTGTCGGTGTGATCCCGGGTACGTTCAATATCTATGACTGGAACACGTCTGTCGCCCGGCCGGATGCCGGTTTTTCATCCAAAGAAGAACGCGAAATCAACCAGACGGGTCTTTATGCGCAGTGGCGTGTGAAACCAACGCCGACAACCACCGCGATCGCCGGCGGCCGGCTGAGCTGGTATGATGCAGACATCACTGGAACCACATTGGCAACCGGTGCGACGACGACCACCGAGATTGACGAGGACTCCGAGTTCACGCCTTATCTGGGCCTTATCAAGGATATCAACGACACGATCTCTGTTTACGCTTCTTATACAGAGATCTTTCAGCCTCAGGCAGACACGGACGCTTCCGGTGACCTGATCGAGCCGCGCACCGGGCGCCAATACGAATTGGGCGTTAAATCCGAACTTCGCCCGGGCCTCTTCGCGTCTGCGGCCTATTTCGATCTCAAGGACAAGAACCGTGCCATCGGAGATGCCGATAATCCGGGATACTCGCTGGCTCAGGGCGAAGCCCGCGTGCGTGGCCTTGAGGCAGAGATCAGCGGTTCGCCTCTGCCCGGATGGGAGCTGACTGCGGGCTATACCTATACTGACACTGATTTCATCGACACGACATTTGCCAACGGATCAGAATTTTATACGCCTGCTCATATGCTGCAGCTCTGGACAAAATATCGCTTCCAGCGTGCGGGCATGGAAAAATGGCAGATCGGCGGCGGCATCACCGCCTTCAGCAACTTCAAGAACGTTGTGCGCCGAGGGGGTACCGCAACCGATGTGGAAGCGCCCGGCTATGCTGTGCTGGATCTGATGGCAAGCTATGACGTTACCGATCAGGTTCAGGCTTCGCTGACGGTCAATAATGCGCTCGACAAGGAGTATTACGAACGTGTAGGGAGCAGCTCTGTGTTCAATTACTATGGTGAACCACGCAGTGTGAACTTCAAGCTTCAGGCTAAATTCTGATCAGAAGCAGACGGG
This sequence is a window from Paracoccus aerodenitrificans. Protein-coding genes within it:
- a CDS encoding HlyD family secretion protein, which encodes MSKNHIIPTLIAVIAGLAGLLIVLFAWHLPPFQSVHPQTENAYIRGKVTTIAPQLSGYIADVEVVDFQPVTKGQVIARIDDRQYRQRLAQAKATLAGAEAALEIQKQSIHSAQAQLQSAEAAMKSAEAARDTAQQSWERVSELNSRGITAQSVTDQSELALRQAEAAVTQAESAIAVARENVNGAEVGLAAKQSEIASAEAAVELAQIDLDNTVIRAPTNGRLGQIGVRAGQYVTAGTTLVSHVGNKIWVIANFKETQLHGMRVGDRASFTVDAMQGRSFHGRVEAFSPATASEFSLLSASNATGNFTKVAQRLPVRISIDAGQEMADRLDPGLSVVVTVDEGSGAGDQIAQESGASPGGM
- a CDS encoding NADPH-dependent FMN reductase; the encoded protein is MPTILGLSGSLRQASFNAGLLRAAAELAPDGTVIEIGDIRGVPLYDADDEAAKGLPDAVRMLHAQLDSADALLMVTPEYNNSMPGVFKNAIDWMSRGDGLKLFKGKPVALMGASPGGFGTVLSQNAWLPVFRTLKLDMWTAGRLMVSKAGELFDNEGNLTDGKTRDAVKSFVADFARTL
- a CDS encoding gluconate 2-dehydrogenase subunit 3 family protein gives rise to the protein MTEPPGFPSRRSFLKASAAGFALTGIAVSAQAQPVDPPPPLEEYEPEYFTAEEWAFIMAATARLIPSEGDGPGALECRVPVFIDRQLASDYGSADDWYMEGPHDADADPLLGWQTPLNPAEIYREGIASFDLWCREQHGASFAELQPEQQDSALTALQSGDIDLQPEIRDFWSLLISNTKEGYFADPMYGGNHGMQAWVYIGFPGARASFREWASRHNQPYPLGPVSISGERA
- a CDS encoding GMC family oxidoreductase; the protein is MAREEKKKDVVIVGLGWTGSILGIELAQEGLDIVALERGPDQNTVPNFKYPNMIDELRYGVRTKLMQQPSQQTLTVRRNQDETALPYRKLGSFLPGNGVGGAGTHWNGLNWRPQAEELKLRSYVTENWGEEIIPEGMLLGDYPVTYDELEPHFDRFEYVAGISGQAGNLNGRKIAGGNPFEGWRSRDFPMPPNATTWDGAKFGEAASAMGYHPFPAPAGIASTSYINEYGMQMGPCNFCGFCERFGCYQYSKASPQTAILDALKRKPNFSYRTHAEVLRVEMAEDGKTARGVTYFDENAQEEVFQPADIVILASYQLNNVHLLLLSEIGTPYDPRTGEGVTGKSYGYQMNGGVSLFFKDEHFNPFVGHGSNGMAIDDFGMNNIDFGAEGFIGGAYWRAGTSNGQPIRSMRLPSGTASWGAGWKASIKEWYGHSMSIGSHGSNLSYRNNHLDLDPTYKDRHGRPLMRMTFNWQENDLRMNEFMKAKMEEVGASMSPDQMDSGFKVRGAQYDVRPYQSTHNTGGHIMSENPREGVVNRYCQSWAAHNLFVTGAGNFVQNTQYNPTGLVGGLAYWTADAIRSQYLSNPRPLV
- a CDS encoding cytochrome c; amino-acid sequence: MIKLLRVLAALALLGLVLLLAFILLPVRTTGPVTELPDDWQPEEGAGEYAMYASDCLACHTAEGGQDFAGGLPVESPMGTIWSTNITPDQETGIGNYTLDQFRAALYDGIRADGAHLYPAMPYENYRRLTEEDVRGLYDYFMNEVEPVRNEVAETSLDFPFNMRFGIRAWNWLALTDKAGFEPAGKSAIEDRGQYLVEGPGHCAACHSQRTAFMAQDGAVLAEDGFLTGGVVGGWNAPALRGPGSVSQEWSVVQMARYLATGRNAHSTANGEMGLVVRDSLQHLTDDDNIAIAAFLKGMDGDEVEIPDALMQDGAQSIAVPDADEAGAETAEMLASASPDMPLGARLYLDNCAGCHFVTGRGAPEIFPALAGNDLVTGSETSPLISIILNGASVPSTDLRPMNLVMQGYADRLSDEEVAELASFIRSAWGNDAPPISAEAVAELRDQPQNHGESGD
- a CDS encoding IS5 family transposase (programmed frameshift) — encoded protein: MSNLFWLTDAQMERLKPYFPKSHGKPRVDDRRVLSGIIFINRNGLRWCDAPTDYGPAKTLYNRWKRWSENGTFARIMVGLAAESAEHNTIMIDATYLKAHRTASSLRVKKGGGGRQIGRTKGGMNTKLHAVTDAKGRPIGFFMSAGQVSDYTGAAALLNSLPEADWLLADRGYDADWFRDALKNKGIKVCIPGRKSRKKPVKYDKRRYKRRNRIEIMFGRLKDWRRVATRYDRCPETFFSAILLAATVIFWL
- a CDS encoding TonB-dependent siderophore receptor — translated: MLAALQASAQETTPMVLDTVTLYAIYETEGTGSYASEDISIGDKDTRTQREVPQSTTVVTHQRLEDGNYTSLDSALRETPGLFVLANDDGRSSLYSRGFEFDSLYLNGLPSPLDSIYGGQADMATVDHIEVLRGPSGLFVGSGEPAGAINMRLKQAQDVPAYSITGRIGSWNHRRIEADATGALNESGTIRGRIVGAYGDEDNWVDDVDNKTKVLYGTLAADLTPDSTATFSINHRLREITPFNGLPTYEDGSLLDVDRDIYTGADWNYFDNDVTDYIAEYEYRMADGGHVKVSALYSSTEADFLYGYAAAAAAANGDVRGMRWLNRDYDQDALSLDAYISKPFQLFGSESNLIVGMDHRRIDSTMYNGVGVIPGTFNIYDWNTSVARPDAGFSSKEEREINQTGLYAQWRVKPTPTTTAIAGGRLSWYDADITGTTLATGATTTTEIDEDSEFTPYLGLIKDINDTISVYASYTEIFQPQADTDASGDLIEPRTGRQYELGVKSELRPGLFASAAYFDLKDKNRAIGDADNPGYSLAQGEARVRGLEAEISGSPLPGWELTAGYTYTDTDFIDTTFANGSEFYTPAHMLQLWTKYRFQRAGMEKWQIGGGITAFSNFKNVVRRGGTATDVEAPGYAVLDLMASYDVTDQVQASLTVNNALDKEYYERVGSSSVFNYYGEPRSVNFKLQAKF